The Hippoglossus hippoglossus isolate fHipHip1 chromosome 4, fHipHip1.pri, whole genome shotgun sequence DNA window TAAGTAACTATTTGCAATGAGCTGTGGATTGAACCTTTCTTTACGTGATGATACACACAAGCAAGCACGGGATATTtttcaaaagagaaaagtgaatcAATCCAATGACAGATTGGTTGATGGGAAGATACTTTCTCATGGGTCAAGTTGATTTGGTTGTTGCACAGCAAGACGTATCAGAAAGTGTTTACAGAGTTTCAGCTAATGTGATTTGAACCGTGTAGTCGACATCGACGGCATGTTTCAGCATTTAAATTTCCTaacatttcagtgtttatttgttttgaaaatcaACCCCTGTTTTAAGTATGTGAGTTGAATTCCTTCCGGCTATGTGACACAACACGTGTGTATCGATTACTGTCACCTTCATGCGTTTAATTGCTTTTTTGCAAAGGAACTATGCTGAATTAGCAGAATGGAAGAAAGCGATTCTCCTCCTCAAACTTCCTCTACACCCTGTCTGCACCTGTTGTTCACTGCTGTTGCCAGGGGTGGAATCAATTGAGTGAATCCAATGAATAGGAAGCAAATAGAGTGGAATAGATTACACAAGGGATTTTAGAAGGGAAGGGACTTTCTTCAGCTCAGGAAAGtgcttatttatttctacacatGGAGGTAAGTCCTTGGTGGTGTTTCTGCCAGTGTATTTACTAACTTGGGGGCCGTATATTCAATCCAGTTGCACAATTtcttttcatcatgatccatgaacTTTTCCCTGGGGAAAATggtaaatgtagaaatatattgcaatgttgaagaaagtgaaaaaaatcctcGATCTGCCCCCTGAGGCGGATcttcaccaaaatgtaatggcttcttccctgacccatacaaACAATGAACTTACTGTTAGGCTTTAAACATAATAAGGTAACAGCATCAAATTTGCGTATTTTTACCCATTTTAGCCCCACATGGTTCAAATAAAGATACTCCAGCAACACAAGAAGGGCCATAAAACCTCTGGTGTTTGTTGTGGTGTCCGGGGCAGAGGGGTTCAGTTTCATcctggtgtttttgtgtttcttttgaatGGTCTTTGAATGGGGGAGGTCGGATCTTTAAAGGCCCCTGACCCaatgttttaatgaatattAGAAATATCAGCCTAACAAACATGGAGCACTGGTGAGGATTCTGTTGATTTTGACATATGCTCTTATCTGTTGGTTCTCTTCAGCTTGTAAGAAGCTTGTGTGACGGGTGTTATCATGATTGCCCACATTGcttgttctctgttctctggaTTTTTATGACCCATGTTCAATGAGTACACCAACTTTACGAGGTGTGTGTTATCTTTGTGTATCTCAGTGTAATTGTAGCCTCTATTGTCACCAGTCTGTAATGAGCAGGTCCAGTGTTGTTGTCCCTCTTTTCCATTAAACCACatcacctgtttgtgtgtgggtaaAATGGGGTTTATTGTCTCATTTTGTCAGTGACTGCTTAATTAAAGAAGAAACATGCTGATCATAATAAATGGCATTTTCATTTCGAAAGATGATGAGAAGATTTTTCTTTGGGCTGAATAATCCCCAGCTGAGTCACTCAACCTGACATGTAATGGTTTTCATAGATTGCTAAATGGTATTTTTATTAATCTGTTTACTTTGGACATTGTTATTCAAGGTGCTATTCAAATAAGAAAACTTTAAACTGCGGAGgtgtgaggatgaagaggatgaagaggatccAAGTTCCAAGAGTCTCTGCAACCCATCCTGAGAAGCCACAGCGCAGAGAATCTCTTCATCTCGTCTGCTTCATCTTCTGGAGCCACACGACATCAcagacatgtctgattttgagACTCCGGCCCACTGAATTCCTTACTATTGCATGACTGGTGATTTTTATAGTGTGGCTCTCATTCTAGGTCATTGTGTGACTATAAAATGTAATGGTACAAAGTTAAATTATAAACTTCATCTGCCTCAGACAgtagattattttaaaaatggcTTGAGACTCTTTGTTTTTGGTAACTTGTgttaaactattaaaatatgGTGTCATCCATTCAGCTCCAACTCTCTGAGGTTCAGGTCAAATGTCGGAAAAAAGTAATCTAACTTGGCCTTAAACAGAATAATCAACCCTGAGTATTGGTTTTGTAGACACTCACTTTGCATATATTAGATGCTATCCCTCAGGTTAGCGATATTACTGCCACATGTGCCCATATTGGTGTAGAAACgccacaataacacattttcaaaaatctgAAGTAGATATAAAATTTTAGGATGGTCAGGCTGTTTCCCGCAGGTACCGTGCAGAATATGTTCCATCCagccatccattatctatatcgcttatcctttgaggatcTCAGGAGCCAATCTGATATTTGGCGAGCAGCTTCCTGGTCAGTTTGCAAACACATTACAGGTCTGACATGTGGAGACAGacaatcattcacactcacattcacacctaagGTAAATTTAGAGTcttcaattaacctaacccccaTTCTGCATGTCTCTGAACTGTGGGGGGAAGCTGCAGCatctggagaaaacccacacaaacacgacAGAGCAAACCACTGCATCACCATGCTGCTCCCAGAGAATGCTCAGTTAATATAATTCACCAGTACCATTGAAAGATAAAACCCTGAGAGGAAACATGTAAGTGCACATGGAATgttctttttatcatttttgaAAACATTGACAACTATTTGAGACAAAGGAAAAGTTACAAACAGAATTGACCTGCAGTTTGCatccattttcaaaatgttacataaataaaactcatatttataaatatctcttttttataaacatataaatagtttttaaaacataaatacatttatgcaGGGGAAGATGAAGTACATGAATGTacagcggcagcagcaacaAATGTACAGCTTTGCAGTTTGTAGTTTTTACACCTTTGCCCGCCATCTTGTCGTATGCGTCTGCAATTTTATCTGTTGACCACTCTGTAatgtatacatacatgtatatatgtatatatactgaatacttattatgtatatatttatatgatgGTTTTGTAGCATTGTCATCTCAGTCTTTGTTTTTATGCTGGTCATGTTGACTTTCGTACCGAAAATCTGTCACTTGGTGAGTTTGTCTTGGTTTTTTTCGTCAGTTGAGAACAAACTGAACCAAAACTGTCGTCCGGAGatctggagaaagagaagaaaagggaggagCGAGGTTAGACGCAGGTTTCAGATGGTAATACAATCAACACAAGTTCTTTTTCTTTacgatttttttttcatctaatGCCCGTTCATCAGCCTCGGGTCCATCTGAAAAACTTTCTAAGTGTTGCTGAGTTCAAATCGTCTCCCTGACTCTCCTCTGACCAACATGTGTCCGACACAGACTTCCACATGAGTGATACGCTGCGGCGCATGGGGGGAGGACAGATAGGTGTCAACTGATGaaaaacactcacactcatTAAAGTTTAGTCAGGAAATCCCGCTCCCCCATCAGGACTTCACAGCCACAACAAGGCCCCCAGCCTCAGGACTCACTGTGCGTCACCTACAGCTTCCTCATTACTTTATTTCACCCCCACCAGccccttttgttgtttttgtccaaaTCCCCTGGTTTCAGAGAAAAGGTTTTCCAGAACGCTCCTGGCCACCACAGGGTGCTGTGCGTATAAAAGTGTGGGGGTCTGCCCGTCTGCACCCCCACTTCCCCCGTCTCTCCCTGtcccttcttttttctccttcaactTGATGTAACCCTGTAGTTTCCTGCATGAAGCAGGCGGGACCATTCATGGTGATGCGCATTAACACAACAGAGTTCCTAAACACCCGCACTGTTTCTCATACATCAGTTTGCATCAGACTAAGTGGGCTATCCAACTGTCTTAAAGGGGGTTTCTGTCCCAggacccccccccacacacacacatacatacacacacacacacacacacacacacacacacgcacacacacacacacataaaacccAGCTTAACCTCATCTCAAGAATCAGCTCTTTTGATAAGGGGGAGGTTAATGACATATGTCCAAATGTCCTGTGCTTAATGTGATTTCTTCCGCCAAGCCGACCTATGACCCGACCTTTGACACAGTACAACCACAGTCATCACTCTCCACTTGCTGCACTGTACAATGACGCCACTAAGATCTGATTTTAATTCTGAACTGGCTTTAACTTTGGAGGCAAAGCTCAGTGTCCTGAGACGATGTCAAGAAAAAATCCATAATCTCACTGGAACATATTTTCTCCGTTTGTTCTTTAATttcgctttctctctctttccctctcgccctccctcctttctattggtccctttttttgtttctggaCACCAACACAGACCGTACAGACCAACAGTGTCAATGCCTTCTTCCATAAATTTTTCctgttcttcattttttttcttttcttccattcATCCCTTCAAGGTACAGGAATCTTGACCAGTGACAAACAGACAATATAAGTTCTTTACTCAAATccctctttcattctttcttctgTCTCATTCTTTAGTACCACCCTTCCCACTCATCCCTTATTCCCATTTTCcaaccattcattcatccatttctTGACATTCTTACTTCCTTTTAGCCACCATGCTTCTGTTCATATATCAGAATGTCAGGTCACAGTGAAGGCTGGCAGTGTTATGAACTCACCATCACTTCCCTAGCAGCCCATGCCGCTGATGGTCCCTATCCTGTCCATCTTGTGTCCGAAGCAGCCACTCCGCGTCGTGGAGCCCCCTTTCTTGTTCCCCGACTTGTGTCTCCTCGGTGCGGGTTGGTCGTTAAGCAGGCGAGCCCACATCCCTCTGGCGCGGGTGTCGATGCGTAAATCTCGCAGTAACCGTATCCGAGAGCGCACAGCATCTAGccgcctctccctctcctccgacTCCAGAAAGTCCGCCAGCTCCTCGCCCAGCATACTTCTAAGAGACTGGAAcacaaattgaaaaagaaataatgaataaaatgatgatGTATCCCTTTCGGCAAATACGTTGCGCAATGATCTATGCTTTTGATCAAATTTAAATACGCGCTTTGTGCTTGTTTGAAAAGAGCAGTTTGCATAGAGTTAGATTATTTTAAACCTGAACCTGGTGCATGTTTACGCACCTCCAAACATCGTGTGCAGTGACCAAAAGGGAGGAACCGGAGttttttttgtgccattttACGCACGGGACTGCAGGAGTAACTGATGTAGAATGGCTCTATCTGACCCAAATGAAATTTCGAATCAAACCTGAGAGTAATTTCTTATCGCGGTTTATTTCCCCAGAGGGTTTTGAACCTTCATTCTACTATGTGCACGGATCAGCTCTGGTACTTCAGACATCGCTGTTGCATTGAAGAGGCACAGGTGCGTGGAAACCCCGGCTCCTCTGGTCTGAACGCCGAAGCATCAACTTGCTGTCATCCCAAACTGTAGTCATGTAACTAAACCCACCATTGAAATACTTAATTCTGAAGTCTTCGTGTTATTTCGTCGACCCTGTGGACTTTTACGCACAAAACGTTCAGCTTTTGACGTACAGAAAAGATCCAGTCCAAGCTgaacctgaacagctccatccTAGAAAGTTGCTCATGAAAGCTgctaaaacatttcttttattttaatgcctTACTTTTACCGGGCTTTAACTTATTGTATTTCTTAGGCTTGCCACTTTACTTCAATGCGCGCTAAAATGCGGAGACTGACAAATGatgctggagagaaaaaacacggTGGCGCTGTGTGGATTGTACATCTCTGAAACAGGCTCTCTGCAAAGTAAATTCCAAGATTATAAAAAAATCTTGAAAGTTTTAGACTAAGAGAAAGTGAGGAAATTGACATAAATCTGGAAAAAATGATGCGTAAAAGAAATGGAACCACGTAACAGCTGCTCACTCCCGACGCAGCTCCCATCAGCTAACAGTGTGAAGCCTCAGTTCTCATTAATAAGACCATAAGAAACTTCTTCTTACCTTCTGCTGCGCTTGAGATACAGGTTTTGCAGCCATCCTTACTGAAAGCAGCGTGACCATAAGTCCACAAGCTACCAAGTACGACAAGTTCATTCTGACAGGTCTGGTATTCTCTAAGAGATTCCTCTGCGCTCAAGTTCAGAACAGCAGCCAGTCAGCTGTTAAAAATAAGAGGCTTCAGTCCGTCCTTTACTCCAAAGCTGCTCAAGTGCTCCTCTAACCCTGTGTATTAGTCCTCACCGCTTTATAGCCAGCCCATGGTGATGTCATGACAACCTGCGTAATGGTCCTCCTTCCTCGCCAGCCGCTGTTTTCTCTACCTGCCTCTGAGCGCGTCATGCCAGGGATTAATTAAATGATACAAGCTCCGGTCATCGGGGTTTTGGAGGAAACAAGATAGGCTATGAGCGATCAAAACGCACCGTctcttatgtgtttttttctcctccaactTTCAGACCTCTGGCGGAGGTTTCAAAGGCTTGTGCGTAAAGAGCTGAAGAGTGACTTTGGCAGAGAAGGGACTCCTGAAGATGCCAGCCGCCTGCCCTGCGAAACATCTGAACAAGTCAGATTTTGTCCTGTGCTAGCGAGGGTGACATTCACTTTTTTCTTGATAGTGAATATTTCAAATAGTGGAATTAAATAATTTAGCTCATTTTCAAAGAGGTTCCAGGAATGCACTATATATGACCATATGTAGTTTTCTTAATCTAAAACACTTTCTTGAACACACAACTCATAAACCACCAGGTCGTCAGAATACTGGATGTGATGGTTTGTACCACAGAAGTGAGTCACATTAAGCAAGGAGCCTCATCACAAAGAAATACTAATGTGTCTGGATGGATGATGGAATGAGTTCATCTGGGATTTCTTTCTGGTTTTGTGGATCTTGGGAGTTCTCGCAGTTTGGGTTTTCACTGCAGTGAGACCTGCATTACACAATGTGCTTAGTGGAACCGcagaacaaaacagacacatgcTGCAGCTCAGGAGTGTTTTGACTGGTGTCGCCTcagatgcatgtgtgtgtgtgtgtgtctctctctccatccagacacctgcacacacacaaaaaaagcatGATTTAAACTAAAGAACACATTATATAGAGCTCTTTGAAGCCTGGTGGTATAAAATCtttcatgaaatgtttttgtgctCGAAAGAAATATCTAAGAAAGATTTCATTTTGTAGTAAAAGGCTAAAGAGTCTCAACCTTTTTCCAAAGTTTTTTATAGCAACACAAAAGCTTCTTGGGTCTCGTGCCACAGTTTGTCATTTCAGGGATGATAGAAGTTTTAGAAAAATCTTTTTCGTAGCACCTGAAAAGAAGAGGTTTCACTGCgtagatgtttttttgtttttttatcacagTGAAGCAAGAGGGTAGAACTCTAAAGACCGACAGTCTGATAGAGTTTTGACATTGATTCTCAATGACCTTATGACAGGAAGGTGTTAATCTAA harbors:
- the nppc gene encoding C-type natriuretic peptide codes for the protein MNLSYLVACGLMVTLLSVRMAAKPVSQAQQKSLRSMLGEELADFLESEERERRLDAVRSRIRLLRDLRIDTRARGMWARLLNDQPAPRRHKSGNKKGGSTTRSGCFGHKMDRIGTISGMGC